The genomic segment GGAGTGTCGCGTCCCCCTGTTCGGTCCCGACCGTGACGGGGCTGCCGTCGGCGGCCGTGCGGGGCATCCGCTCGGCGGCCAGCTCCAGCAGCTCCGGGTCGTGGTCGTGGAGGATCCAGTGCTGCGGCCCGGACAGCCGGGGCGCGAGCCAGCGGCTCATGGAGCCGGTGCCGCAGCCGAGGTCGCGGATCACCAGCGGGCCCCGCCGCTCCGGACGGCCGGCTTGCCGCGGCTGTCCCTCCTCCCCGTCCCGTCCGCCCGCCCAGTGCCGGACCAGCGGGCCGAGCAGCCGCGGCGCGCGGGCGGCGGCGTCGGCGCTCTCCCGCAGGGCCAGCCACTCGGGGGCGTAGCGGGGCGCCCCGTCCCCGGCCGCGGTGCCGGGACCGGCGCCGTCGAGGCTCCCGGTACCGGCCGGGCTCGCCACGGCCGGGTTCCCGGACGGGTCTCCGCCCGTGGCCGGGCCGCCGGCCGGGGTGTCGCGCACGGTCACGGGCTCGGTCTCAGCAGGCATGGGTCCTCCGGAGTTCCGTACGGAGCCGGAGCTCCTCCAGCACCGCGGCCAGGTTCCGCGCGGTCGTCTCCCAGCCGGCCAGGGCATCGCGCCGGCGCCGCGCGGCGGTCCGCCACCGGTCGCGCACGCCGGGCTCGGAGAGCCAGCGCCGCAGGGCGGCGGTGAGCACCGCGGGTTCGTCCGGCGGTACGAGGGCGCCGGGCCGGCAGCCGTCGGGTGTGTGGCCGACGGCCTCCGGGACGCCGCCGACGGCCGTCGCCAGGACGGGGACGCCGCGTCCGAGCGCCTCGGTCACCGCCATGCCGTACGTCTCGGCGTACGAGGTCAGCACGAACAGGTCGGCGGCGGCGTAACTCGCGTCCAGGGCGGCGCCGGTGCGGGGGCCGGTGAGCCGGACCCGGTCGCCGAGGCCGAGTTCGGCGATCAGCTTCCGCAGCCGGGTGACGTAGGCGGGGTCGTGGTCCAGGCCGCCGACGAGATGGCAGCTCCACGGCAGGTCGGTGACGCCGGCCAGGGCCTCGACCAGCCGGTGCTGGCCCTTGCGCGGGGTCACCGAGGCGACGCACAGCAGACGCGGGGCGCCCGTGTCCGCGCCGCTCCCGGCACCGTCCGGTCCTCTGGCGCCGTGTCCGCGCGGGCCGTCGTCCGTGCCCGGCGCCAGCGGGGCGATGTCCGCCCCGGGCGCGGCGGCGTGGACCCGGGCGGGCGCGAGCCCGTGCTGCTCCACCAGCCGGCCGGCGGCCCACTGGCTGGTGGCGACGACGGCCGGCACGGCCCGGAGGGTCTCCCGCTCGGCGGCGTCCAGCTCGGCGGCCGTCGCCGGGTCGAGCCCGGTCTCGTCGCCCAGCGGCAGGTGCAGCAGCACGGCGAGGCGCAGCCGTTCGGCCTCCGGGACGACGATCTCGGGCACGGCGCAGGCGACCAGCCCGTCGAGCAGGACGAGGCTGCCGTCCGCCGGTTCCCGCAGGACGCGGGCCAGTTCGGCGCGCGCGCCGGGGCCCGGCCGCGGCCAGCCGCCGTCGACGGCGTGCGGGTGGACCTGCCAGCCGAGGCGGGGCAGGTCGCGGCAGACGCGGAGGTCGTAGACGTTGCCGCCGCTCGGCGCGGACGGGTCGGCCACGTCTCCCGGCATCACCACGTGCACCGAGCGCGCGGGCGGGGTGGTGGTGGCGGCCCCGTTCACAGCGTCCGCTCGTAACTCGCCCAGGCGATGTGGGATTCGTGCAGGGTGACGGAGATGCCGCTCAGGCCGCGGGCGCCCTCGCCCAGGGCCCCGGCGTGCACCTTGTCGGCCAGCCGGTCGGCGATGACCTTGGCCAGGTACTCCGTCGAGGTGTTGACGCCGGCGAACTCGGGCACCTCGTCGAGATTGCGGTAGTTGAACTCCCCGACCACGGCGCCCAGTTCACTGGTGGCCAGGCCGATGTCGACGACGATGTTGTCGGCGTCCAGGTCCGTACGGCGGAAGGTGGCGTCCACGAGGAACGTCGCGCCGTGCAGACGCTGCGCGGGTCCGAAGACCTCGCCGCGGAAGCTGTGAGCGACCATCAGGTGCTCACGGACGGTGACGCTGAACAACGACCGACCTCCAGGTCTCTGGGCTGTGCGGCCCGCTGCCGGGCCGTGCCATGCAGTACGGCCGGAGCGTAACTCCTGTTCAAAGCCCGGGCCGCGGAGAATTCCGGCGCGCTGCGGCGGCGGTGGTGCCGCGTGCGGCCGGTGACGCGGGGGACGGCGCACGCGGGCGGCTCACGCGGGGCGGCTCATCCCGGCCGGCGCGCGGGACGGCTCACGCGGGTGGGTCGTACCGGACGCGGTGGCACAGCCCGGGGAGTTCGCCCGAGGCGATCCGGGCGAGCGTGGCCGGCAGTTCCTCGAAGGCGCATTCGCCGGAGACGAGGGCGTCGAGGGCGGGGTCGGCGAGCAGGCCGAGGGAGAGCGCGAGCCGGTCGGCGTAGCCGCGGCGGGAGGCGCGGGCGGGGGAGACCGTGCCCACCTGGCTGGCGCGCACGGTCAGCCGGCGGGAGTGGAAGGCCTCGCCGAGCGGCAGGGCGACCCGCCGGTCGCCGTACCAGCTCAGCTCCAGGACCGTGCCCTCCGGGGCGAGCAGTTCCAGCGCCCGCGCGAGCCCGGCCTCGCTGGCGCTGGCGTGGACGACGAGATCGCAGTCGCCCAGGGCGTCCCCCGGGAGGGCGAACCCGGTGCCCAGCGCCTCGGCGACGGCGGCGCGGGACGAATCGGCGTCGACGAGCTGGACGCGGACGCCCGGGAAGCGGGCGAGCAGGGCGGCGACGGAGCAGCCGACCATGCCGGCCCCGATGACGGCGATCCGGTCGCCGACCAGCGGCGCCGCGTCCCACAGGGCGTTCACCGCCGTCTCCACCGTGCCGGCGAGCACGGCCCGGGCGGCGGGGACCGTGTCCGGCACCGGGGTCACGGCGCTCGCCGGGACGACGTACCGGCTCTGGTGCGGGTAGAGGCAGAAGACCGTACGGCCGAGCAGGTGTTCCGGCCCCTCCTCGACGAGGCCGACGCTGAGATAGCCGTACTTGACGGGAGCGGGGAACGCGCCCTCCTGGAAGGGCGCCCGCATGGCGGTGTGCTGGCTCTCCGGCACACCGCCGCGGAAGACGAGGCTCTCCGTGCCGCGGCTGACGCCCGAGTAGAGCGCGCGCACGACGACGTCGCCGTCGGCCGGCTCGGGCAGGGTGACGTCCCGTATCTCCCCGTGGCCGGGCGAGTTGAGCCAGAAGGCGCGGGCGGTGCGCGGCATCGGCGTCCTCCTGGTGAACGCTGGGCTGCTGGCTCACGTTATTGAACGCGAGGCCGCACACGGTACGCGGCGGTCCGACTCTGTCACAGCGTCACCTCCCGGCCGGACCCGGCCGGGACCGGTTCGCACCTCCGCACCGGCACGGCGCCGGGAGCGGAACGCGGACCGGCGGCGGACACGGAACACAGCACAAGCACACAGCCGACAAGCACACAGCACAAGCACACAGCCGACAAGCACACACAGCGGGAGGATGCGCGGTGGCCCTGAGCGACCTATGCGAAACGAGGCTCCTGCGCCAGGAGACGACCGCGGGGGCGGGCGCGCAGATCCTTCTGCTGGTCCTTCTCGACACGGTGGCCGGACTGGGGCTCGCGGGGTGGCTGACGGGCCTGGCGTTCACGGTCGGCACCTGGGCCCTGCTCACCCGCGCCCTGCACCGGTCCTGGCCCCCCAGGCCGTTCGGGCCGGCCAACGCCGTCACCCTGGCCCGTACGACGCTCGTCGGAGGGGTGACCGCGCTCGTCGCGGACTCCTTCACCGGACCGGTGCCGGTGGGGACGCTCGTCGCGCTCACCGCGGTGGCGCTGAGCCTGGACGCGGTGGACGGGCAGGTGGCCCGGCGCACCGGAACGGCCTCCCCCCTCGGAGCCCGCTTCGACATGGAGGCCGACGCCTTCCTGATCCTGGTGCTCAGCCTCTACGACGCCATGGCCCTGGGCGGCTGGGTGCTGCTGATCGGCGCCATGCGCTACGGCTTCGTCGCGGCGGCCCGGGTGATGCCGTGGCTGAACGGGCCGCTCCCGCCGAGCATGGCGCGGAAGACGGTGGCCGCGCTGCAGGGCGTGGCGCTGCTCGCGGCCGGCTCCGGACTCCTCCCGTACGCGGTCGCGTTCGGCACGGTGCTGGGAGCGCTGGCGCTGCTGGTGTGGTCGTTCGGCCGGGACATCGGGACGCTGTGGCGGTTCCGGGTCCGGGACGATGACGTCCCGGCCGGGGATAACGGCGGCGGCGTGACGGAGCGGGGTACGGCGGCACGGGGCAGGGCCCGCCGGGGTGCCGGGGCCGTGGTCGTACGGGGCACAGCGGCGGAGAGCGTCTGAGACCGGATTCACCGGGTTGTGATCTTCCGAGGTCAGGGCATGTAGCGGTGGATGTCCGCCACGACGCGGCAGTGGCCGCATTGTTGCGCCGACTGCCCCGCCAGGTGGAGGGGAGAATCAGTACGTGATGGCCAAGCGGACGGATGGCTTGTCGATGACGTGTCCGCCGGGCATCTTCTCGTCGGGGGTTCCCGCCGGGTAGGCGGTGATCGACGGTGGCAGGGTGCGGTCGTCATCCCAGGCGCGCAGCTGCACGCCCAGTCGCTCGGCCAGTTCCTGGCCGGCCGGCCCGTACCCGGCGGCGCCCAGCCGATACCGCTCGCTGCCCTGAACGTCCACCGGTTCGAGAACCAGGTAGGCCAGGGAGTCGCCTTCGACCAGGGCAGGGCTCAGTGCGGGGATGGCCGGGCGACGGAGGCCGGCGGCGCCGGCGAAGGCCTCGGGGCGGACGGTGATGCGGCAGGTCGCCGGATCCACTGCGCTGAGGCGGAGCCAGATACCGTCGAGGGGTTCGTCCGGTGCGACGGCTACGTTGGTCCACAAGAGGTGTTCCTTCGCCTCGGCCAGGCCCTTGCGCAGGCTGAGCGCGTGGATGGGCTGGTCGGCGTCCCAGTACAGCTTGACCAGGTGGTCCTCGTCGACGTAGCCCTCACGTTCGCCGTCCTGGCCGATCATCGGCAGGAAGCCGCAGGTGGCCAGGGACTCCGAGCGCAGGGAGTCGGCTTCGCGGAGGAAGGCGATGCTGCGGGTCAGGCCGCGCCAGCGCAGCGGAAGTACCAGGCGGCCACCGATGGCCAGCTGATCCCACCATGCTGCGGGCAGGTCCCATACGCCGACGGTGGCGATCAGCCGGTCGAACGGCGCGTATTCGGGGGCTCCGAGGGCGCCGTCGCGCGTGAGGACCCGCACGTCGCTGAAGCCGGTCGCGTCGAGCCGCTGCCGCGCGTGGGCGGCGACGTCCTCGTGGTAGTCCAGCGTGGTGACGTTCCCGGTGGGGCCGGTGAGGTGTCGCATGAGCGCGGCGTTGTAGCCGGTGCCCGCGCCGGCTTCCAGGATGTTGTTGCCCGGCTGGATGTCCAGCTGGGCGAGCATGAAGAACACCACGTCGGGCTGTGAGGCGCAGCTGAGGGGCAGGGCGTCGGGGTCCGGGTTGTCCTTGATCGTTACGGCCTGGTTGGCGTAGGCCAGTTCCAGAGACGCCTGGGGAATGAAGTCGTGCCGGGGGACCGTGCGCATCGCGTCCTCGACCCGGGCGTCGTAGAGGCCCGGGAGGCCGGCCTTCACGATCTGGTCGACCAGGCGGTTGCGCAGTTCCTGGGGAGTGCTGTGCTGAGTCATACATGTCCTTCCGGGAGCGCCCGGCTCGTCCTGGCGGAGTGCGGGCAGAGCTTAGCTGCGTCGTGGTGGTGGGAAGTGGTGGTGAATCGGGTCAGCCGCTCAACAGCAAACAGAGATCCCAACTCCTCTCGGGGGTGGCGAGCTTGGAGTCGTTGAGGTGGACCAGGTCCAGTCCCGCGGTGCCCTCCATGAGCGTGGAGCGGGCCGGTGGGCCGTGCTCTTCGATGTGCGTCGTGAGCCCGGCCCAGAGTCTTGGGAGCAGGTCGGAGAGCTGTCCGTCCTTCTCGTCCTCGGCAGCGCGTCGGGTCGCCTGTATGAGCCCGGACCACCCGTGGCACAAGGAGGCATCGGTAAGCAGGGCGAGCTGTTGCGGGTCCAGCAGGCATCCGGCGAGTGCCTGCTCCGCGTGCTCTTGGAGCGCGGTGTCGCCGAGCGCGCGCCCGGCGAGCTGCAGCGCACGGGCGATCCCCGGAGTGCCGTAGCACCACGACGGTCGCTTCGGGCCCGTGCCCGCGGTACTGCCGCGTCGCTGCTCCTGCAAGTCGATCCACTCCGGCCAATGGGAGGAGCGCCCGTCGCCGGTCTTCCAGTCGTCCAGCCACTGGCAGATGCGAGTCATGGCGCGTTCCTGGCCGGGCACGGTGTAACCGCGCAAAGAGGAGGTGGCGAGAAGCGCAAGAGGCCCGGTGATGCCGTGGGCGAGACCGAAGTTGGCGTGCCCGCCGGCCGGCCACGCGGTCCGCGCTTCGCTGATGCTCCACCAGCCGGGCAGTGTCTGCCCGTCGACGATGATGGGCTCGGTCAACTGGACGAGGTGGGACAGGATGCCGTGCAGCTCACCGGCGTTGCCCCGGCGCAGGTGGTAGACGCCGAAGCCGGCCAGTCCGCTGATCAGGTCGAACTCGGCCGTCTTCGCGGTCCTCCCGCTCTCCAGCCGGGCGCGGGCGGCTTCCAGCCGCGAGGTCGTCATGCGCCGTACATGGTCGTCGAGGACAGACAGGAGCCGCTCGGTGGAGGGGGTGTCCGTGAAGGTGAGGACGTAGGCGACTGCTGGGGCGCCCTCGTACAGCCCGAATCCCTCGGGGCCCGCCATGATCGGCAAACGGAACATGGACTCGGCGCATGCTCGCATCGCTTCCGTATCGCCCACGCCCACAAGCTCTTTGATCGCTTGTAAGAGGGTGGTGCCGGCGGCTCCTGCGTAGAGGGACTGCGGCCAGCCGGGCGCTGCCTGGGCCGTGGGGTTCACTGGTGTGCCTCCGG from the Streptomyces xinghaiensis S187 genome contains:
- the fxlM gene encoding methyltransferase, FxLD system; translated protein: MTQHSTPQELRNRLVDQIVKAGLPGLYDARVEDAMRTVPRHDFIPQASLELAYANQAVTIKDNPDPDALPLSCASQPDVVFFMLAQLDIQPGNNILEAGAGTGYNAALMRHLTGPTGNVTTLDYHEDVAAHARQRLDATGFSDVRVLTRDGALGAPEYAPFDRLIATVGVWDLPAAWWDQLAIGGRLVLPLRWRGLTRSIAFLREADSLRSESLATCGFLPMIGQDGEREGYVDEDHLVKLYWDADQPIHALSLRKGLAEAKEHLLWTNVAVAPDEPLDGIWLRLSAVDPATCRITVRPEAFAGAAGLRRPAIPALSPALVEGDSLAYLVLEPVDVQGSERYRLGAAGYGPAGQELAERLGVQLRAWDDDRTLPPSITAYPAGTPDEKMPGGHVIDKPSVRLAITY
- a CDS encoding lanthionine synthetase C family protein — its product is MAGGTPVNPTAQAAPGWPQSLYAGAAGTTLLQAIKELVGVGDTEAMRACAESMFRLPIMAGPEGFGLYEGAPAVAYVLTFTDTPSTERLLSVLDDHVRRMTTSRLEAARARLESGRTAKTAEFDLISGLAGFGVYHLRRGNAGELHGILSHLVQLTEPIIVDGQTLPGWWSISEARTAWPAGGHANFGLAHGITGPLALLATSSLRGYTVPGQERAMTRICQWLDDWKTGDGRSSHWPEWIDLQEQRRGSTAGTGPKRPSWCYGTPGIARALQLAGRALGDTALQEHAEQALAGCLLDPQQLALLTDASLCHGWSGLIQATRRAAEDEKDGQLSDLLPRLWAGLTTHIEEHGPPARSTLMEGTAGLDLVHLNDSKLATPERSWDLCLLLSG
- a CDS encoding glycosyltransferase family 4 protein; this encodes MPGDVADPSAPSGGNVYDLRVCRDLPRLGWQVHPHAVDGGWPRPGPGARAELARVLREPADGSLVLLDGLVACAVPEIVVPEAERLRLAVLLHLPLGDETGLDPATAAELDAAERETLRAVPAVVATSQWAAGRLVEQHGLAPARVHAAAPGADIAPLAPGTDDGPRGHGARGPDGAGSGADTGAPRLLCVASVTPRKGQHRLVEALAGVTDLPWSCHLVGGLDHDPAYVTRLRKLIAELGLGDRVRLTGPRTGAALDASYAAADLFVLTSYAETYGMAVTEALGRGVPVLATAVGGVPEAVGHTPDGCRPGALVPPDEPAVLTAALRRWLSEPGVRDRWRTAARRRRDALAGWETTARNLAAVLEELRLRTELRRTHAC
- a CDS encoding CDP-alcohol phosphatidyltransferase family protein, whose product is MALSDLCETRLLRQETTAGAGAQILLLVLLDTVAGLGLAGWLTGLAFTVGTWALLTRALHRSWPPRPFGPANAVTLARTTLVGGVTALVADSFTGPVPVGTLVALTAVALSLDAVDGQVARRTGTASPLGARFDMEADAFLILVLSLYDAMALGGWVLLIGAMRYGFVAAARVMPWLNGPLPPSMARKTVAALQGVALLAAGSGLLPYAVAFGTVLGALALLVWSFGRDIGTLWRFRVRDDDVPAGDNGGGVTERGTAARGRARRGAGAVVVRGTAAESV
- a CDS encoding zinc-dependent alcohol dehydrogenase, encoding MPRTARAFWLNSPGHGEIRDVTLPEPADGDVVVRALYSGVSRGTESLVFRGGVPESQHTAMRAPFQEGAFPAPVKYGYLSVGLVEEGPEHLLGRTVFCLYPHQSRYVVPASAVTPVPDTVPAARAVLAGTVETAVNALWDAAPLVGDRIAVIGAGMVGCSVAALLARFPGVRVQLVDADSSRAAVAEALGTGFALPGDALGDCDLVVHASASEAGLARALELLAPEGTVLELSWYGDRRVALPLGEAFHSRRLTVRASQVGTVSPARASRRGYADRLALSLGLLADPALDALVSGECAFEELPATLARIASGELPGLCHRVRYDPPA
- a CDS encoding 6-pyruvoyl trahydropterin synthase family protein; its protein translation is MFSVTVREHLMVAHSFRGEVFGPAQRLHGATFLVDATFRRTDLDADNIVVDIGLATSELGAVVGEFNYRNLDEVPEFAGVNTSTEYLAKVIADRLADKVHAGALGEGARGLSGISVTLHESHIAWASYERTL